The genomic window TCCAAGAGCTGCTGCAGGCCTTCGTCGGCGTCCTGTGCTGCGCAATATTGAAAAATGGTCCGATTCTCATCGGGACCGCAATACTTGAGGTAATTTGGCGCAAATGCATACCGGGCACAGGTAAGCAGTCCTCGAACATTCATAGAGCATTATGCCGTTGTGGGTCGTGGTACGTTCGCTGCGGTTTTTCTCAGCGCAAAGATAGTTGCAACAATGGCAAGCACGTAACTTGCCGCAACGTATACGGCATATGGCGGCGATGTATGGGTAATAAAGACCGCGGAGAGCATATTGGTAACAAGGCTTGCCGGCACAAGCAAGCTTGCGGTTGCCACGGCCGGAAGCCGGGAAAGCGCCGCATACCAGGTAAGCACGTAGCCCAAAAGCAGTGCTGCGGGAATCAGCGTCCAAATCCATTGAGCGCCCGTGAGCGTTAAAGTTGCGCCTCCTCCGCCGCGCACAAGAATGTATGCGGCAAGAATAAGCGATCCCAATAGCATGCGGGCTCCCGCGACAAGCATGGGTGGCAACGTTGCGAGAGCTTTTTTGGCGATAATCTGTTCGATGGCCCACAGAAGTGTTGCGCCAAAAATCAGAACTTCTGCGATATTATAGCGAAAACCCTGGAACCCGCCCACCAATAAATTACCTATGGCAAAAAATGCCAGCGCCGCGCCCTGCAGCCAACCGATGCGTTCACGCAAAAACGGAACGGCAAGCAGCGCCACCCATAAGAAAAGCGTTTTATGGATGAGTGACGCGTTGAGCGCGGAAGTTTGTTGCAGACCGGTAAAAAAGAGCGCAAATGGCAAGCTGCCGCCAATCGCACCGATAGCAATAAGTTTTATCCATTCGTTCTTGGTAAGCAGCCGTATGCGTTTTCGTAAAAATGGCGCCATGAGCACAATGCCGCAGAACGCTAATGCAACAACGATGTTTTTGAGCGTGGTGAACAGCACCGCGTCTTTCATAACGCTCACCGAAATCTTGCTCAAAAAATTCGAAAAACCAGAAATAAGGGCTGTTGTGAGCGCAAGCGCAATACCTGTTTTTATTTGTGGGGTCATACGGTGATTTTTTTAGAAGTAATTCTAATGAGCTTCCGTATGGATAGCGCTTCGCGCTTCGTGATGGTTGCAACCGCAAGATTAGCCTGCGCCAGCACCCAGCCGCCAATGCGGACCTTGGGCGTCATGTGCAGCAAAACCTTGCGGCCATCATCCAGGAGCGCCCACTTGCCATCCTTTTTTATAACACGCAGCGGAACAGTAAAGCACATAAGAATCAATGCGTAGCATATCTCCAAAAAAGCAATTCGGCAATACATATAGCAATGGAATACAAAGCACTCGTGGAAAACCATACATCCGGGACGCGCGCATACAAATAGGCCTGCATCTGATCTGCAGGCCTATTTTTGTACATCCGTATGCCGTGACCCGCGTTCAAGATGAACCATTTCCTCGTTGAAAAGTCTGACCTGCTTCAGTGACGTTACGGTTCCATGGAGTCCCCAAACGAGGCAAGAACCACCGATCAAGCCCCCAATGCCCTGCGGTTTTCCATGCAAGAATAAGCAATATCCCGCCAAAAAACAGAACGGGGTTTGTTGATGCGCTTCCCGCAAGCATAAAATTGAAGTTCATGAAAGCGCCAAAGAACGCCGCAATGCCCACGAAAGCCCCTATAATAAGTGCTACGCCGATAAGAAGTTCTCCTGTTGCGACAAATTTTGCGAACCACGTGTAGTGCCCTCCGGCAAGCATCGCTTCAAGGAAATCGCGATACCACCCGTAAGTGATAAGCGCTTTGGCAGGAGCCGGAGGTACTGCGATAGCTCGCTCCCAAAATCCTTTCAGCGCGGAACCGCCATCCATCCACTTCGGGTCACCTATTTTATGCCACCCGGCGGTAACCCACGCATAGCCAATATAAAGACGTAGTGCAACCCATACCCAGGTCCAGTACCCAGTCTCTCCGAACATCTTCCG from bacterium includes these protein-coding regions:
- a CDS encoding DMT family transporter, with the protein product MTPQIKTGIALALTTALISGFSNFLSKISVSVMKDAVLFTTLKNIVVALAFCGIVLMAPFLRKRIRLLTKNEWIKLIAIGAIGGSLPFALFFTGLQQTSALNASLIHKTLFLWVALLAVPFLRERIGWLQGAALAFFAIGNLLVGGFQGFRYNIAEVLIFGATLLWAIEQIIAKKALATLPPMLVAGARMLLGSLILAAYILVRGGGGATLTLTGAQWIWTLIPAALLLGYVLTWYAALSRLPAVATASLLVPASLVTNMLSAVFITHTSPPYAVYVAASYVLAIVATIFALRKTAANVPRPTTA
- a CDS encoding DoxX family protein; translated protein: MSHAITDPPIARKMFGETGYWTWVWVALRLYIGYAWVTAGWHKIGDPKWMDGGSALKGFWERAIAVPPAPAKALITYGWYRDFLEAMLAGGHYTWFAKFVATGELLIGVALIIGAFVGIAAFFGAFMNFNFMLAGSASTNPVLFFGGILLILAWKTAGHWGLDRWFLPRLGTPWNRNVTEAGQTFQRGNGSS
- a CDS encoding HypC/HybG/HupF family hydrogenase formation chaperone, producing the protein MCFTVPLRVIKKDGKWALLDDGRKVLLHMTPKVRIGGWVLAQANLAVATITKREALSIRKLIRITSKKITV